The nucleotide window CGTGTCGCGATCCTTCTGTGCGCACCAGTTGCGCTACAACAAAGAGGGTCAACACAAGCGGTGTGACAATCAACCCTAGTCCTCGCAGGTCTTTTTTCTTTGCAGTGCCCGCAAGATAGGCCAGGCCAATCACCCACGACCCAAACATCATCGCACCGCGAGCATCGAGCGCCATATAACCGAGATCTTTTAGATCGAGGAAAAAGGCTACCGTGTGCAAAGCAAGCGTTATTGTAAGTAGGGTTCGCGCGTGCGCGGCAGCCGGCTCAAAACCGCGCAAGAATGCTGCCAAATAAAGAAGCATGATCGCGCAATAAAGCGAGAGAATAACAATGGATAGAAAATAGATGCCCATAAATAGCGTATGGCTTGTTACTATCGGCTCAGGAAAAAACGCGCAAGCAGATCAAGTTCGGGAACGGAATTATCCGGTCTGCTATGCGTAGGAATCGAGCTTTTGTCTGCGCCTGAAATTGCCTCACCGACAAAGCCTTCGACAACTTCATAGGCATTATCGCCTAGCAGCACCGAGTCAGCGCAATGCTCCGCGCCTAGCATCGCAAGCTGCTCCATATCCTTGACCTTTCCCACAAGGTTAGCCTGATCTTGCTGACCACTAAGTTCACGCAGAAAACGAACGGCAGATTTTATGGCAAATTTCTGTTTACCCTTTGCCAAGGTCATGATCTCGCCCTGGATGTCAATCCGGCGATCGGAAAGCCAACTGTCTACGGCGTCTTGGGGAAGAAATACACGGTTCGACGTCATCACTGACAAGGCTACCATGTTGCACCGCTATCGGGTAGAATGCCTCGCAGACCTTCTTATTTGGATTGACAAGGCGATAAAGCAGACCTACGTTTCCGATACTCGAAAGGGATAGCTGGAAAATCTGGGCCCTTTCATACACTGCGGGAGACCCAGATTGATGCAGTCCCGAAAAAGGAGCAGCCATGGCAGGTAAAAATATCGTCCTTACCAACGACCAGAACTTCGAAACGGATGTTCTCCAATCCGAAGTCCCCGTTCTTGTGGATTTTATGGCGACCTGGTGCGGACCTTGCCGAGTGATTGCCCCTTTCATTGAACAGCTTTCAGATGAATACGAGGGCAGAGCCATATTCGCTAAAGTTGATATCGATGAGAGTCCTGGAACAGCCCAGCGCTATGGCATCCGTGGCGTGCCCACCCTCTATGTATTCAAGGGTGGTGAATTGTAGGCCAACAAGTCGGCGCAGCCGCCAAGCCCGCCATCGCCGCTATGATCGAGCGCGCCTTATAGCCAAAGGTTAGAGACTGCCACGCACAATTAGTCCGAGCATTCGGCACGCGAGGAGCTGTTGTTTTCAGGCACTCCCTTAGACGTTTGACGCGATCGCAAACGCTAAGGCAACGATAAGCAAAGCGAACCCCCCGGCAAGCAGTAGGGTAATGGTCCAGGTGCGAGCCGATGCGGGTTTTGTTTTACGGCCTATGGCAATAAGCATTTCAGCATTGTTGGTTTCGCTATCGAAATTATCCCCGGCTACCCGTTGCACGGTCGGCGTTTCACTGTACATCATAGGGTTGTTTGAAGGCTTGAAGCTTACAACCTCGATTTCTTTAGTTTTGACGTGTTGTTGTTCTTGAGACTCGGCATCAAAGGCAAGCGCATCAAGCAACCCGTTTCCAACTTTTTGTCTCGCTATCGGATCACGCTTCAAACACAGACTCAACGCTTCGCCTGTTTTACCAAGGTTTTTTACTTGGAGATCGGGATCCGGAAGACGACCTGTAAGGGCTTCATACACCACGGTTGCAAGTCCGTAGCAATCTGAAGCGGAGTAGCTTTGACCTTGCTCACTTATCTCTGGAGCAAAAGCAAGACGCAATGCCACGTTTTCTGAAAGGAAACGCTTGAAACGTTCAGCCGGTAAAAAACTCGTTAAATACCAACCGGACAATGCAATGTGATTCCCATCCACCCAGACATTCTCCGCGCGGATATTGCCGTGAGGAACGGTGTGCTGCTTTTTGTGCAACAACGCAACGATTGGCGCCAGAAGCAATAAAACTTCTTTTCGTGTGTAACGTTTTGCTTTTGATGCCCTGCGCCGAAGCGTTCGGCGCAAAGGAACACCATTGGGCAAGGGCTCAACTGTATAAACACGACTTCCTTCGATGCCTACATCGAGAATCGGCGCAGTGGTTTGAGCACTACTGCACTCTTTGATGCGATCAACAATATGCTGTCGTTCTTGCGCATTGGGGACCAACCGTGTTGAGAGGACATGCAACAAAGCCATCTCACCACGTTGAACGTCCGTCACTTTGTAAGCTCGAACGATGGCATCCTCATGAACACGCTCTACAATTTCATAACGCGAAGCAAAGAGGTCCCCTTTTAAAAGTTGCTCCGTCGAAGCCGAGGGTTTTGCTGAAACTTTCGTTTCCTCCCTCTCCTCGATCGTGCTTGCCTCAGGATTGTCCTGACTGGTTGGCGTATGTTCGTAGTTCATCATAAGTAGTGCTCGCGTTGCGCAAGCGCGCGCTCGACGGGGCGCCCAAACGATATGTTCCCTCAAAAAGCTGCTTTACCCAAAGCCTTCGGTTTTTATTTTACGGCGCATTGCTAGCAAAAAGCATGCTAGAAGTCCTACATTTTCTTACACTGTCGTTATTATAGCACTTTTCGAAAATAAACCGGGCTAGGAAGCCTGTTCGTGGCTACTATTGTTGCCAGTGTATGGGGTCAATGAGCCCCGGTGCTGCCAAAACCTCCGGAGCCACGCTCGGTACTACCGAGTTCATTGGCATCCTTCGCTTCGCTGACAGTAACCTTATTTACGGGTGCAACCACAAGCTGAGCAATGCGCTCTTTGGGTTTGATGGTGTAGTCCTCGGGTCCAAGATTAATTAGAATTACTTTTACTTCCCCTCGGTAGTCCTCATCAATGGTGCCTGGCGAATTGAGTAAGGTGATTCCATGCTTCGCGGCTAGGCCCGAACGTGGGCGGACTTGGCCTTCAAAACCCGAAGGAAGCGCTATGATTAATCCAGTCGGGACCATTAATGACACACCTTTACAAAGAAGTAGAGGTGTTTCAATCGCTGCTTGCAGATCGAGACCCGCAGCTGCATCGCTTGCATAAAAAGGAAGATCAACGAGCTCCGGATTTATTCGAAAAACCCGAAGCTCATTGCCCTTAGTCATGGGATCTTTCATGACGGATCCAAAAGCGCTTAACGGCGCCTCTCGCCTGAGCGATCGCGACGAGGACCACGATTGCCACCGGGGCGAGCCCCCGAGCGCTCAGATCGTTCTGGCCTAGGCCGCTCAACATAGCCCTCTGGTTTTGGCAAAAGCTCTTTTCTTGAAAGACGAATCTTACCATCACGATCCACATTGGTGATTTTGACCTCGGCTTCGTCACCTAGCTTGAAATAGTCCTCGACTTTTTCAACGTGCTGCCAGTCCATATCGGAAATATGACAGAGGCCATCGTGGTTCGGGGTGATTTCAAAAAAAGCTCCGTAGGGTTCAATGCGGCGTACGATACCTTTGTAAGTCTCACCCACTTCAGGTTCCCACGTCAGGCCACGAATCATTTCCAGTGCCTTCTCTGCTGCGTCGCCCTCAGAAGACGCAACATTCACAGTGCCATCATCTTCAACATTGATGGCTACTCCCGTCTGCTCGATGATGCCCTTGATGGTCTTTCCGCCTGGACCGATAAGCAATCGCACCTGGTCGGGCTTAATCTTGACCATGGTAATGCGAGGTGCATAAGGAGACAGCTCCTCGCGAGGCGTCTGCAGACTCTCGGCCATTTTTTCAAGCACATGCAAGCGTGCGTTCTTGGCTTGTGACAGAGCCGATTCAAGGATGCCACGCGTCAAACCGCCAATTTTGATGTCCATTTGAATAGCCGTGATGCCATCGGAGGTGCCACAGACTTTAAAGTCCATGTCGCCAAGATGATCTTCGTCACCAAGGATATCCGTTAGGATAGCATAATCATCGCCTTCTTTGATGAGACCCATGGCCACACCGGCAACGGACTTCTTCAAAGGCACTCCGGCATCCATCAGCGCCAAGGTCCCGCCACACACCGAAGCCATCGACGAAGAGCCGTTGGATTCTGTGACCTCTGAAACAATGCGAATCGTATAAGGAAACTCATCTTTTGATGGGATCATGTTCATGAGCGCGCGTTCAGCAAGATTGCCATGGCCCACTTCACGTCGACCCGGTCCACGCATTGGCTTAACTTCGCCCACCGAATAGGCTGGAAAGTTGTAATGCAACATAAAGCGTTTCCAAACGTCACCATTGAGGGTGTCAAGACGCTGTTCATCTTGGTTGGTGCCCAGCGTTGCTGTCACAATGGCTTGTGTCTCGCCTCGCGTAAAAAGCGCCGAGCCGTGCACACGCGGCAGTAAGCCAACTTCGGTAGTAATCGGGCGTACAGTCACCATATCACGACCATCGACACGCTTTTTCTCTTTGAGTACCTGAGCACGCATCGTGTTGAACCGAAGCTCTTCGTAGGCCTCTTTGATGTCGGATTCTTGCTCCGGAAGGCTTCTGCCAATGCCGCAACGGTTTCCTTTTTGATTTCCTTGAAGCGATCGTAACGATCATGTTTTTCAACGAGGTTGCAAGCTTCTTTTACCTTTGCCGTTGCAAACTCGGCGACCTTGGCATCGATGCCCTCGGGCTTAGCGGCTGGCTCGAATGCCCATTTTTCCTTGCCAGCAGCCGTGCGCATTTTTTCAACAAGCTCAATGAAAGGTTGAACCGATTTTTGCGCGAAGAACAATGCCTCGAGCAAATCTTCCTCGGAAACTTCTTTGCACTCGCCTTCGACCATCACAATGGCGTCTTTGGACGTTGCAACAACAAGCTCGAGATCGCCTTGCTCGATTTGCTCAAAGGTAGGGTTGGCTACGAACTCACCGTTGACACGTCCCACGCGCAATCCGCCGATAGGCCCATCCCAAGGAATGTTGCTCAAATGAATCGCAGCGGGTGCGCCCAAAAGCGCGAGCATATCGGGTGGGACTTCTTTATCGGCCGAAAGCACTGTGGCAATCACTTGGATCTCGTTCCGATAGCCTTCCGGAAATAGAGGACGGCAAGGACGATCAATAAGACGCGCCGTTAGAATCTCGTTATCTCGTAATTTGCCTTCACGCTTAAAAAAACCACCTGGGATTTTTCCCGAAGCATAGGTTTTCTCAATGTAGTCAACACTGAGCGGCAAGAAGTCCACGCCAGGACGGGCCTCTTTGGTCCCGCAAACAGTGACAAGCACCACGGTGCCGCCGCAACTTACCATCACTGAGCCCTGCGCCTGTTTTGCGATACGCCCGGTCTCAAGTGTTACGGTATGGTTTCCAATTTTTACACTTTCTTTGATGATCACGCTTCTATACTCCTGGTCTCAATAGAGACCCTGTCATGACATCAGCAAAGAAAAGGGCTCGGTCCTCGATTCCAAAATTCGGTGGGAGTAATTGTCCAGCACAAAACTTTCGAAGCGAAGATCGAACGGCCTGCTTTCCTTGCGTCCGCCGGGTTGAATGGCCGATAAACATCGACCGTCTGGTCTCCGTGGAAATACGAAGACCGCATCATACTACTTTCGAATGCCTAGCTCTTTGATGATTTTGCGATACCGCTCAATGTCGCTGCGTCGCAAGTAATCAAGCAAGCTGCGGCGACGTGAAACCATCATCAATAGGCCACGCCTTGAGTGATGGTCCTTTTTGTGCGTTTTGAAATGATCGGTAAGGTAAGTAATCCGCTCGCTTAAAAGCGCGATTTGAACTTCAGGCGACCCGGTGTCTTTTTCGTGTTGCTTGAACTTGTTAACGATTGCCTGTTTGTCTTCCACGTGGAGAACCATGAAATTCCTCGAGTTTTTGCTATGGATTTTAAATCTGCGGGAGTATGCAGTGCCTTGAAAGCGCCGTCAAGGCAAAGCTGCTTATCCGCTGTCAACGGAGAGGCCCTTGTAGCAGTTAAAGCCGCGCTCGACTATCAAATACAGGCGAAAATACTAATGATTTTGCTATTGAAAGCAACGGAGCGACTAGCAAAGTACCCGAAAATGCTCACTTTTCTGCCCCTATACCCAAGAATAAAATACTATACAACCTATGGGCTCTTCTGCTCGGCCACCAGAAAATCCAGCTCGACTCGAAGCGATGCATCGCCTGCTCAAAGAAGCTCAGCGTGGCGGGCAAGCCAAAGTTGATGCACTTGTCGCCCTGATTGCACGAGAGGTCTATGCGGTTCGCTCTCAGCAAAGCCCCTCAGGCTTAATGCACTACCAGGATTCCGTAGGCCATCTTGCGTTACCTATTTTTACCGATGGCACTACGCTGGCTGAAGCAGCCGAACGACACCAATGGCAGGTCAATGGCTCACCGGATTCGCTAGGCATCAAACTCGAAGTGCTTGAAGCATTTCGCTATGCCCTAGGACAGAATTTTGCGGGCATTCTCGTTGATATGGAAGCCCCGCACAGCGTTAGCATTTCACGACAAGAAATGCTCCCGTTCCTCGATGAAGGTGCACGTCGCGAAATAAAGAGCCCCTATGCGGTCCGCGGACGGTTGTCCTCTACTCTGATTCAAGCGGTGCAAGCTACTCCGTCGCAAGCTCCAGACAGTATTGTGCCCCCGCCTCCACCTCCTCAGGCTCTAGCAAAGCGGTCCAAGAAGAAAAGCGAAGTAGATCTGCAAACGGCTTTGAACTTAACGGATCTTTCCGATCTTGATCACGAACTCATGGAAGCTATTGCAGCAGGTTTACGTGATTTTCCTGAAGTCGAGTGGGCTGCATCTGCGGCTGGATGCTTCAACTCGAGTTGCTGCACGGTTTGTCTGCGTGTGGATCCAGGCTATCGAACGCGACTTGAGGAACTTTATGCTCGCATTCACAGCATTAGTGCTGAGCAAAGCAAAACCGTTGACCTTCGCTTACTGGATGATCCCGAGCTCACTCGCCTGACTCGAGAAAAAGGCCATATCTTCTATCCCTGGGCGCGCGACATTCAGAAAACGCCAACAAACGCTTAGAGCACTTTCCAATACAATTGCTCGCGATATCGCGCAGGACAGAGCGACTGAGGTAAAGCACGAGGACGAGTCGTAGTGGTGCTACGGCAAGGAGGAGCAACGCAGCCCCTCTCGCTCAACTCAAGACAAAAGTGCTCTAAAACTCTGGGCCAGCACACAGCACGCGAGGAATGATACTAGACTGAATGATTTCAGACCATGCATACTGTTGAGCAGTTTGTCTTCCAGCCATGCGCATGGATGTCATTTGCTCAAAACTATGGCGAAGCTGACTGTATAAGCCCATGAATTCCGAAGGCTGCCCTGTCTGAAGCACAAGTGCGTTGTGACCACCGATGGCATACTCCTCACCGGTACAGCCCGTGCAGGCAATGCCGCCTACAGCCATCGCCTCAAGTCCGACAAGACCAAAAGGTTCATGGCGACTGTTGGCCAGCACTGCATCCGAAGCTTGGAAAAGTACCCTTCTGGAACTCGAGTCGATAAAGGACTGGTAGTTGATGACATCGTATCCATTGTTTTGATCCAGTGCTTCAATAAAACCAGACAACCCTCCAGCTGCAGCGGCTTTGCGATCAAGAACGTGCAAACCACTATCAGCCATAGCTCGAAGGACCTCATCCCCATGTGCTTCACTTCCGCCTCGCGCAATCAAAAGAGGTCGGTAGCCCTGGCTTTTTAGCTCACGTACAAGTTCAACGGATCCAAGCCAACGCTTGTCCGGATCCCAGCGCGCCATTTTGGTCAGCAATAAACGATTGGAAAAACGTTGCCTCAAGGTTCTCACTGCTGCGCTGTCAGCAGGCTGATAGGCATCCGGGGCGAGGCCATTTGGAATACTGACGGACTCAATCCCTTGAGCCGCCATGAGTTGCTTCATGTATCGGCTGACAGTGGTGATGATGGCTGCCCGCTCAAGACGCTTCCAGTCAATGTGCTCAAAGCCAAACACGTTGTTCGCGTTCCAAAAGATGCGTACATGTTGGCGAATACCTGCTTTACGCAAGAGCCAGTCCAAGTGAAGGACTGCATTGACCGTTTGCCACTCTTCGGCAATGACTACGGCCTTTCCGCCTTTTTGGATATGAGGAAGAAGTTGTGCTTGAACCAGGTGCGGTGGCAGCGAGCTTGCATAATCATTTTCTTTGCCAGCATCGCCATCGTACACACCTTTAGGGTGGTAAGCGCTAATCCATTGACACCAACGATGAAGATGCAAGGCGCCGTCTGCTTCATAGCCAGGAAGGGCGGGATCCCCTACAAACCACACGTGGGTCGGGTAGCCAGCTCTCGCCAGGGCTTCAGAAAGACCAATCACCCTGGTACCCAGTCCGCCAGCGCGCGAATACGAATCGTGCGCTTCGAACGATAAAAGGTGAAACTGCGTGCGTTCCGGATTACTGGAAAGCTCGAGTTCCCGTGGCCTTAGTGTCACACTGGATTGACTGCCGGCGATCTCGTTCCAGGGTCTCTCAGTGGTGTTGCAGGTGAAGTCGTCCGTCATCCATTCCCCCCATCAGGGCACGCTAAACCGCCGGAACATCGCTTGGCGCGGGCAAGCGTTACTTTTGTTTCAAAGCTTTCCATCTAAGACTGATGAGAAAACCTTCTGATTTTTCAGCACACCCGAATACACTTCACTACCCTTTAGTGTGCATTCATACCTAGCTGATTATTAGTAGTCCTTTCCAGGACAAAGTCAAAGAAAGGAGGATTCTTTTTTGAGTTTATTCGATGTTCTTTTCGACTAGGTTGTTTAGCGCCCAGCGCACAATGGCCGCGCGAGCCATAAATTACGGCAAACTCTCGTCGCTACGCAGAACATGACTCACTTTTATCTTCGAAGGTTCGTGAAGCGAATGTCGCTCACTTGCGAATTCATTCGCCTCGACCAGTTTCGTTTTAAGAGGCTATAGGTGCCCGGTACATTGACTGATTCAAGCTCACCGGCCAAATCATCAACCGAAACCCCAAATAAGATACAAGGGGTCTTCGCCAAAAAGGCATGAATGAGCGGCGCCAGCTCCGAAGTATCCGCGGGTGTCCAGTCGGGACTGACAAAATTTAGACGCCTGAATAAGCGCACAAGTCGTTCTTGATCCCGAATTCGCTCCTGACACAACGCTTCAAATTCACCAGACTCGGTTATCTGCCCGGCCTCCTGTCTCGCCAGCAGGTCTCTTTCCTGCCAGAAACCTGCAATCGTGGGTAAATCGTGAGTGGTGGCTGTTACCAAGGATGGCTGCGCATAGTCCTGCGCGTCACGAAACTCACCCTGCTCATCGCGTTCGAAATAAAACACTTGCGAGCGCAGGATGTTCTGCTCTTGCATGGTCTGACGTAGGTGCTCGGGAACGATTCCCAGGTCCTCCCCAATCATCACGCAGTGGTGACGCAAGCTTTCTAGAGCGAGGATTCCAAGCAGGTCGTGCTCAGGATAGCCAACGTAGGCACCCTGTTTGGGGCTCTTGTTTTTTGGAATCCAAAATTGCCTGCTAAGCCCCATCACGTGATCGATTCGCAAAACACCCGCATAGCGGCACGAGGCGCGAAGCAAGTCGGACCAAAATCGGTAACCACCCTCTCGGAGTGCTCTGGGACAAAGCGGCGACAAACTCCACTGCTGACCTGTTGAAGAGAATGGATCAGGCGGAGCGCCTACCGTAGCGCCACGTGCAAACAAGCTCCCAAAGCTCCATATGTCGCTCCCGCCCGGAGCATTTCCCAAAGCCAAGTCCTGATAGAGTCCCAAAGGCATCCCTTGCGCCTGGGCATGTTCGTGAACATGCGCAAGTTGTGTTTCCATTTCGAACTGAAGATACAAATGAAAATCAATTTCGTTTTTGTACTGTTGCCTAAAGCTCTCAACGCTTGGGCTTTCTGGTGATTGGTACTGTTCGGGCCACTCGTAAAAGCCATTGTTCCCTTGTCCAGCACTTGGCAATCGTTCCTGCAATGCACAATAGGTTGCAAAATCGCTTAAGGCCTTACCGCCTTTATCAACAAAGGCATAAAAAGCTTGGCCGCGAGGGCTGCCACCATCGCGGTGCTGTTGGCAGAACTGACGAAAAAGCAATCGGAACAATCGGTACTTGAAACGCTGAATGCGTGGATAATCAAGCTGCGAAGCTTCACGCAATGCACCGAGTTCCTGTTTGGCCTCCGGGGATTCAAGAAAGGAATGAAGTTCCGGGCAAATTGAATACTCTTGGAAAGCTTGCGGATCGAGGTAAAGCGGGCTTCGAAAAAGCCGACTTGAAGGAAAATAAGGGTTGTAAGAAATGCTGTTTTCCATGGCAGCGTGCAAAGGATTGATGCCTATAAAACAAGCTCCTTCGGCTGCACTATTGTCAATCAGCGTTTTTAAATCGCGTAGGTCCCCGATGCCAAAGCCATTCGGATTGCGAAGCGAATACATATGAGTCCAACTGCCCCAGCCCTTTTTTTCGCTCAACGCTTCTTGAGCTGAAAAACAACGCGGTGGACAAAGAATCAATCGTTGCGTTTCCTGAAAGCTTGTGCCTGCTGCTCGGAGCGTAAGTTGCACGGTGTGGTAGCCTAGTGTTGCCGCGAAACTCGAAGGAAGCGCTAGGGTCGTAGGCTGATCGGCAGCTGATGTTTTTCCTTCACTGCTATGAACAGCTCCATGCTCTTCG belongs to Myxococcales bacterium and includes:
- the rpsO gene encoding 30S ribosomal protein S15 produces the protein MVLHVEDKQAIVNKFKQHEKDTGSPEVQIALLSERITYLTDHFKTHKKDHHSRRGLLMMVSRRRSLLDYLRRSDIERYRKIIKELGIRK
- the malQ gene encoding 4-alpha-glucanotransferase, with the protein product MAERPYLERLAGALGIAASYRGYYGKLCCTDEATYEALIAAMGYDASSEAKAEEALIRMQSVRSKQVIDKVRVEEGSAPAALHLPVNFGALGGAGVEWEIQLIEEHGAVHSSEGKTSAADQPTTLALPSSFAATLGYHTVQLTLRAAGTSFQETQRLILCPPRCFSAQEALSEKKGWGSWTHMYSLRNPNGFGIGDLRDLKTLIDNSAAEGACFIGINPLHAAMENSISYNPYFPSSRLFRSPLYLDPQAFQEYSICPELHSFLESPEAKQELGALREASQLDYPRIQRFKYRLFRLLFRQFCQQHRDGGSPRGQAFYAFVDKGGKALSDFATYCALQERLPSAGQGNNGFYEWPEQYQSPESPSVESFRQQYKNEIDFHLYLQFEMETQLAHVHEHAQAQGMPLGLYQDLALGNAPGGSDIWSFGSLFARGATVGAPPDPFSSTGQQWSLSPLCPRALREGGYRFWSDLLRASCRYAGVLRIDHVMGLSRQFWIPKNKSPKQGAYVGYPEHDLLGILALESLRHHCVMIGEDLGIVPEHLRQTMQEQNILRSQVFYFERDEQGEFRDAQDYAQPSLVTATTHDLPTIAGFWQERDLLARQEAGQITESGEFEALCQERIRDQERLVRLFRRLNFVSPDWTPADTSELAPLIHAFLAKTPCILFGVSVDDLAGELESVNVPGTYSLLKRNWSRRMNSQVSDIRFTNLRR
- a CDS encoding glycosyltransferase family 4 protein, with amino-acid sequence MTDDFTCNTTERPWNEIAGSQSSVTLRPRELELSSNPERTQFHLLSFEAHDSYSRAGGLGTRVIGLSEALARAGYPTHVWFVGDPALPGYEADGALHLHRWCQWISAYHPKGVYDGDAGKENDYASSLPPHLVQAQLLPHIQKGGKAVVIAEEWQTVNAVLHLDWLLRKAGIRQHVRIFWNANNVFGFEHIDWKRLERAAIITTVSRYMKQLMAAQGIESVSIPNGLAPDAYQPADSAAVRTLRQRFSNRLLLTKMARWDPDKRWLGSVELVRELKSQGYRPLLIARGGSEAHGDEVLRAMADSGLHVLDRKAAAAGGLSGFIEALDQNNGYDVINYQSFIDSSSRRVLFQASDAVLANSRHEPFGLVGLEAMAVGGIACTGCTGEEYAIGGHNALVLQTGQPSEFMGLYSQLRHSFEQMTSMRMAGRQTAQQYAWSEIIQSSIIPRVLCAGPEF
- a CDS encoding SseB family protein — translated: MGSSARPPENPARLEAMHRLLKEAQRGGQAKVDALVALIAREVYAVRSQQSPSGLMHYQDSVGHLALPIFTDGTTLAEAAERHQWQVNGSPDSLGIKLEVLEAFRYALGQNFAGILVDMEAPHSVSISRQEMLPFLDEGARREIKSPYAVRGRLSSTLIQAVQATPSQAPDSIVPPPPPPQALAKRSKKKSEVDLQTALNLTDLSDLDHELMEAIAAGLRDFPEVEWAASAAGCFNSSCCTVCLRVDPGYRTRLEELYARIHSISAEQSKTVDLRLLDDPELTRLTREKGHIFYPWARDIQKTPTNA
- the dut gene encoding dUTP diphosphatase; its protein translation is MKDPMTKGNELRVFRINPELVDLPFYASDAAAGLDLQAAIETPLLLCKGVSLMVPTGLIIALPSGFEGQVRPRSGLAAKHGITLLNSPGTIDEDYRGEVKVILINLGPEDYTIKPKERIAQLVVAPVNKVTVSEAKDANELGSTERGSGGFGSTGAH